The Chloroflexia bacterium SDU3-3 genome has a window encoding:
- a CDS encoding tyrosine-type recombinase/integrase: ASHARLNAVHPHDLRHRFGYQMAARVPLHRLAQIMGHDSLDTTLLYVRGTAHDLQADVETIAWA, encoded by the coding sequence GCCAGCCACGCGCGGCTCAACGCGGTGCATCCCCATGATCTCCGGCATCGCTTTGGCTACCAGATGGCCGCCCGCGTGCCGCTCCACCGCCTCGCGCAGATCATGGGCCACGACTCGCTCGACACCACCCTGCTCTATGTCCGTGGCACCGCCCATGATCTGCAGGCTGATGTGGAGACCATTGCTTGGGCGTGA